The proteins below come from a single Eucalyptus grandis isolate ANBG69807.140 chromosome 3, ASM1654582v1, whole genome shotgun sequence genomic window:
- the LOC120291341 gene encoding F-box/LRR-repeat protein At5g02910-like: MAETSNSWGILRSSGDRLAPLPPETFKRRKSSGDRPDRTKGGDLISALPEEAIHRILSFLPVEDAVRTSVLSKRWRFTWTTTTSLVFNRVRPRHHRARSLAFRCIVDSLSQHTSTSALKEFHVNGFCYGEADSPKLEEWLFAEQRLHAISAWS, from the coding sequence ATGGCGGAGACCTCCAATAGCTGGGGGATTTTGCGATCCTCCGGCGACCGACTTGCTCCTCTTCCTCCGGAGACCTTCAAGCGCCGCAAatcctccggcgaccggccggatCGCACCAAAGGAGGCGATCTCATCAGCGCGTTGCCAGAGGAGGCGATCCACCGCATCCTCTCGTTTCTGCCCGTCGAAGACGCCGTGAGGACCAGCGTCCTCTCTAAGCGGTGGAGGTTCACTtggaccaccaccaccagcctcGTATTCAATAGAGTCCGGCCTCGCCATCACAGAGCCCGCTCCTTGGCGTTCCGGTGCATCGTCGACAGCCTGAGCCAGCACACCTCGACCTCGGCGTTGAAGGAATTCCACGTCAATGGCTTTTGTTATGGCGAGGCCGATAGCCCCAAGCTCGAGGAGTGGCTCTTCGCAGAGCAGCGCCTCCACGCGATCTCCGCCTGGAGCTGA
- the LOC120291344 gene encoding F-box/LRR-repeat protein At3g59200-like — translation MGVVVMAARSSMIRQEPTTTADRGKAWERILRRPAGLHPREPTSSFSFEPGDLISALPDAVIHHIFSFLPLKDIVKTSVLSRQWRSTWTTTTHLVFYGFRPRNHVACSSDFRSILDSILIQCTSPATKRFHITNFKYEADRAKLDFWLRFVVGCRVEDLFLELITTKSRFVYVVRPFLHCSSWLVRLEVSWCRFSLGTTTRLPCLEFLSMAYVELESSGKSCFSDPYVAQLLGCEEHCNKFTECETVGAHRFI, via the exons ATGGGGGTGGTGGTGATGGCCGCGAGGTCATCGATGATTAGGCAAGAGCCGACGACCACCGCCGACCGAGGTAAAGCATGGGAGAGG ATCCTCCGACGACCGGCCGGATTGCACCCAAGGGAACcgacctcctccttctccttcgagCCTGGGGATCTCATCAGCGCCTTGCCGGACGCTGTGATCCACCACATCTTCTCGTTTCTGCCGCTCAAAGACATCGTCAAGACCAGTGTCCTCTCCAGGCAGTGGCGGTCCACGTggaccaccaccacccacctaGTCTTCTATGGATTCCGGCCTCGCAATCACGTAGCCTGCTCCTCGGACTTCCGGTCCATCCTCGACAGCATCCTGATCCAGTGCACCTCGCCTGCAACGAAGAGGTTCCACATCACCAACTTTAAGTACGAGGCCGACCGCGCCAAGCTCGACTTCTGGCTCCGTTTTGTGGTGGGGTGCCGTGTGGAAGATCTCTTCCTGGAGCTGATCACCACCAAGTCGCGGTTCGTGTATGTAGTGCGGCCGTTCTTGCATTGCTCGAGTTGGTTGGTGCGCCTGGAAGTCAGTTGGTGCCGTTTCTCATTGGGTACTACCACTAGGTTGCCTTGTCTCGAGTTCTTGTCGATGGCATATGTGGAGTTGGAATCATCAGGGAAGTCCTGTTTTAGTGACCCTTATGTTGCGCAGCTGCTGGGCTGCGAAGAACATTGTAATAAATTCACCGAGTGTGAAACAGTTGGTGCTCACCGGTTTATCTAA
- the LOC104445548 gene encoding putative F-box/LRR-repeat protein At5g54820, with product MARVAAIQLDVPPKEPIIFTDSSEMIKADHRPGLRWRDCSPASQYLAHRPKFDLWLRFAEGHRVEELSLLLVPTTDPPTPYILPRFLYCWSWLVRLEVWVCCFSLGRTIRWPCLKILVIAISRLSDDILEGIFRGCPVLESLELWGCWGVKNIMIDSTSVKELVLRNLSNSNIQKIWAPHLLLLRISGGWQPHAMLRLGDVSSLVEAKLDFSIRVLTDLPSDEMLCSHMLKETFQKLCGVTTITIGAWCFQKLSLLEMEGVPAPLSICQSLTLHADITQWDLSGIAYMLRISQCLEKLVICLTGLPLSMYSLDEESKESFNYDEDDFLCSRKGKFQCLAKHLKRVEITIDNFGLERLLALIKFLLGDALALEKMIIKANLNMGHGQEHVRATILSKLLVVSQNMLCYRRASRNAEVIFSHSFK from the exons ATGGCCCGCGTTGCTGCGATTCAGCTCGATGTCCCTCCTAAAGAGCCTATCATTTTCACAGACAGTTCAGAAATGATCAAAGCCGA CCACCGACCTGGTCTTCGATGGAGAGATTGTAGCCCGGCTTCGCAGTACCTTGCCCACCGCCCCAAGTTCGACCTCTGGCTCCGCTTCGCAGAGGGGCACCGAGTGGAGGAGCTCAGCCTGCTGCTAGTGCCGACTACTGACCCGCCGACGCCTTATATACTGCCGCGGTTCTTGTATTGCTGGAGTTGGTTGGTGCGCCTTGAAGTCTGGGTGTGCTGTTTCTCGTTGGGTAGGACTATTAGGTGGCCTTGTCTTAAGATCTTGGTGATCGCAATTTCAAGGTTGAGCGATGATATCCTCGAGGGAATTTTCAGGGGATGCCCTGTTCTAGAGTCCCTTGAATTGTGGGGTTGTTGGGGCGTGAAGAACATTATGATAGATTCGACAAGTGTGAAAGAGTTGGTACTTCGTAACTTAAGCAACTCTAACATTCAGAAAATTTGGGCCCCGCATTTGCTGTTGCTGCGAATATCAGGGGGTTGGCAACCTCATGCCATGCTAAGACTTGGCGATGTATCTTCTTTGGTGGAAGCCAAGTTAGATTTTTCGATTCGAGTTCTTACCGATTTGCCTAGTGACGAGATGCTGTGCAGCCACATGTTGAAGGAAACCTTTCAGAAGCTGTGCGGAGTTACTACAATCACCATTGGGGCTTGGTGTTTTCAG AAACTTTCCCTTTTGGAGATGGAAGGAGTGCCAGCGCCATTGTCAATATGTCAGAGTCTAACGCTACATGCAGACATTACTCAGTGGGACCTTTCTGGGATAGCATACATGCTACGAATTTCACAGTGCCTGGAAAAATTAGTCATATGCTTGACTGGCCTCCCCCTATCAATG TATAGTCTTGACGAAGAATCGAAAGAAAGTTTTAACTATGATGAAGATGATTTTTTATGTTCACGAAAGGGGAAATTTCAATGCTTGGCGAAACATCTCAAGAGAGTTGAGATCACCATTGATAATTTTGGGTTGGAACGTCTGCTTGCCCTGATTAAGTTTCTTCTTGGTGATGCACTTGCGCTGGAGAAGATGATTATCAAGGCTAATTTGAACATGGGACATGGACAAGAACACGTTCGAGCCACTATTCTTTCAAAACTACTTGTTGTGAGCCAAAATATGCTCTGCTATCGAAGAGCTTCCAGAAATGCTGAAGTTATCTTCAGCCACTCTTTCAAATAG